From Myripristis murdjan chromosome 13, fMyrMur1.1, whole genome shotgun sequence:
CGGTagataaagacaaaacagataCATTGTAGCTACAGAAACAACCCGGCGGTGACAACAGAGCGGCGCGTCGACGAGGTGAAGGATATTTGTTTCGAGGAAAGGTGCCCTCATACTCAGGCGAAGAGCAAAGCCATCGCTAGCTGTCACCACTGATAACAAGCCATGGTGAAAATCACTTTCCAGTCTGTCGCGGGACAGAAAGTGGAAAAGGAGAATGATGGCGACAAGACCGAAATCCTCATCCCTCATCCGACGGTGAGTATGCACGTCGCCTGTTCGCATTTTCATTGTTTGAAATCATTTTCTTCCTGCCGTCTTTCGACGCTCCTTATATAATGTGCAGTCTAGCGTGTTCCCCAGTCCTCCCCTGGCTGCCTGCTCTCTGAAGAGCAGCCTGCACCTGCACAGCCATGggatttttcccccttttccctGACAGCGTCTATCGCCATTTGGCTGGGAACAAAACGATGCTTTGATTGTGATCATTTGTGCGCCAGTGTGCCTATTGTAAGCTTTAGATGCAAGTTCTCACATTGTGGAATTGTGCTCTAAACACTGAATagacaacagcaataataataaataaataaataaataaagaggcatgcatttaaattatataaGGGCAATTTATTGGATTTGCTATGTCTCAGTGGCATTGGCATTAAGGATTTTCCCCATCAGTGCAGATTTAAATAACCCCCTTAGCTTTAATAAGTATATAGTGCCAAAAAAAAGGGCTCCAGCTCAGGCTGACAAAATGGCAGATGGGTTGCCGTTGCTTGCAGCGTGTGCAAGATCATTTTTCACAAGCTctgaggaggcagagcagcaggatcCTCAACTTTCCTGTAGCAGCATCCCCACTCACCAGATAACATGGCTCAGACCCAAAGACAATGAACCATGGTGGGCATCTGGACTGCACATTAGGCATGTATAGCCTGCAAGATGAAAGCTGCAGAACTATAGAGCTGGCCTTTGTGACTTTGAACTCTGCTTTGTGGACAGATCCAAAATGTATTGAGCTGGACACTGGCAGGGCTCATTGTGTGGCACGCTCTCTGTCAGTGTGAAAGAGCCTCTATCTCAGTGGGGGTGGGAGAACACAAGGAACTGTGTTTCACAGAAGGGAGTGttaacacatgcagacacacttgTCTGCTTGTCCTCATgcatcctctccttcctcatgcTATTTTCCCAGCAAAGGATTGTCTTACAGTCGTAGGCGTATACTTAACAATTGCTGTTACAACATGAAAAGCTGCATCTACAGTATGCAGGGCAAAAATTGTCTTAATATCTGGCACCAAAATACAAGGAGATACTGTAGACGCACTGCTTTGaggtctgtgttgttgttgtttttttttttttgttttttttttgtaaagatttAACATGCTCACTCAGGACTGTCATCCTTTTTCTTTGAAGTTTCATTGAAGAGCCATTTCTCTATGCACGCAATCATGGCATCAggctctatttttttccccttcccagCTAAGAATAGCAGCCCTTGTTGCCCTTGTTTCTCGTTATAAGATAATTTTACCTGCTACAACTGCTTGCCAGTACAATTACAGTAAGCACTGGGCCACTTTTcagtttgtaattatttttgtaaatggTAGCGCGTGCTGAGCGGCTACTATCTTGTGTGTGTAGTGCCACCCTGCCAACACAGGTTGGGCACACGGCCTTGGCAGATGGACTGCGAGACTGGAGGCGGCTGGGAAGATTACTCACCATCTCACTCAAGCTAACATTACCAAGTGCTCTGTCATTGCTTCCTCTGGCTAGACTCTGTGCCTGTAATTCCTGCTTTAAATGTGCCATTGCCATTCAAGTGCAGTGGCACATTTAAAGCAGGCTATTTTTGCAGGTGTTAATTTGGATCATTTTCAGCCGCGtttttttggtgaaaacaaGTAAACTGAGAGTAGCCTATAGAGCAGCTCTGTCTCTACTATTGAAAGtagtaacgtgtgtgtgtgtgtgttttccaggatgaggaggagctgGTTTTGCCGCTACGGCCCAGGAAATCTCCCCTCAACGGCCTGTGCTGCTTGACTTTTGGCCTGGTCGTCTTCATGTCCGGTCTGGTCCTGGCCTCAATCTATGTCTACCGCTACTACTTCATACCTCATGTAAGATAGACCACCTAATTCGACCGCAGTATGCCAACATGTCCCAGATTGGTCTTTGTTTCATAACATTACACTTACTTCATAAATTATGGATAGATTTCAGTGTGTAATAAcataaaatgatgttttatgttttgtttgttgcgATGATCCACTTCGAATTGTCTGTGTAATACCCAGATCCCAGAGGAGAACCTGTTCCACTGCAGGGTCCTGTACGAAGACCCTGTGTACGCCCCCCTGCGCGGGCGccaggagctggaggaaaatGTCGGCATCTACCTGGACGACAACTACGAGCAAATCACTGTGCCTGTGCCTCACTTTGGAGGCAGTGACCCTGCTGACATAATCCACGACTTCCACAGGGTAAAAggacaaatacatgcacacaaatatgtaatatatacaGGGCACACAGATGCACGCATCAGCATACACTGACCTACTCCCTGGAGAACCAGGCTAACTCTAAGAGATAAGCAGGTGCAAGCAGACTATGCCAGTTAGATAAGATGTCTGGGGAAAGGGGAAAGTCCTATTCAaagtatttaatttttgttaCAAAGTTACTCTGTATTAATAAGAGTACTTTTGTGTTACCCACAAGACTGTTAAAATACAGAGGCCAATCACAGGTTGGGTACAGCTGCTTTGTGAATGGGCCTGAGATGGGGAATAGAAAGGACGGGGAATACTGGGAAGATGTGGACAGCATGGATAAtagaagtgaggaggaagaacaaacagcagaattggagtcaaattaaaagaaagaaagaattctGACAGATTTGAGGTTGATCACTAATCAGGTAATCACGGCAATCTCATGGCTGTCCGCTCGGCTCTCCACTTGTGACTGGATCACCTGAGACTGTCCAAACCCAGTCTGAATTGGGCCTCAGCTGCTCTTGTTTTCCAGGGACTCACCGCCTACCATGACATTGCTCTTGACAAGTGCTACGTCATTGAGCTCAACACCACCATCGTCATGCCTCCACGCAACCTGTGGGAGCTGCTCATCAACGTCAAGGTAAAGCAACTCTAGTGCCTCGTTGTCTGTCTGAGAATCTGATCTTTGACTCTGTCTTATCATTACGTCAGATTTAAATTCTTCTGaagaaaatattacaaaaaactTAAGTTAACTGCCAAGCTTTGCAAACTGTCGATGAAATTTACATTTGCCTATTCTCTTGCAGAAGGGAACATACCTGCCTCAGACCTACATCATCCACGAGGAGATGGTGGTGACTGGCAAAGTGCACAACATGCGTCAGCTGGGACCCTTCATCTACCGCCTGTGCAACGGCAAGGACACTTACCGTTTGAAGCGCCGTGCCACCCGCAGACGTGAGTTGGGTGGGCTTGAGGGTTTGGAGATGAGGGGATTTGGTCGGGGTGGGGTTAGAGCCCGGACAAgatcagaaaaaacaaagatggcTCTTCTGATCTGAACACGGCTACATGGTTGGCCTCTTCAAGTCTCGGATATGGGGAGCATTAGAGTTGCACACTGCTCTGGTCAGATTTGAAGGTCACAACAGATCAAAACAGAGTTACAGGGCTTATCTCCCCTCTCTTTATCTCACAGGCATCAACAAGCGCGAGGCAAAGAACTGCCACTACATCTGTCACTTGGAGAATACATTCGTGGTTGAGACAATTATCTGCGATGAAGCATAAACGACAGTTATCCATAACATCCCACCCACCCAAAGGCACATCTCCAGTCACTTCTCCAGCCACTGTAGCACCCTCCTGTGGATTTACTTTTAGTCACATCTCAGTTGCACTTTACTGGTGATTTTGGTGTCCTTTGTAAAAgatgtcttttttatttgaatacttgcttgattttttttttattttttcagaagtAATTTTCATCCTCAAGTGTGTTGCAATACTATTCTACTGGTTCTATCACTGGATTTTCAATGTAGCAAAGTCCTTCAGCCAATAATGAATTATGTTTTACAGACTTCTTCTCTTTGGGGATTGCTTTGATGGTTACTGTCGTTAAGGGGGACAACTGTCTCCACGTGTTGTCAAGTGATTGTACTTATGTTTCCCCTCCTTGCCCTGGAGATTACTTTGTGTCTCTTAGTCCTAGTGGCACAGCCAGCTGTGCAAGGCATGAAACCCTGCTTTTCTGTGCAAGAATCTCCATAGATATCCTCTGTTCcctttctttttgtctcctcTATTAGTCTATCACTGCTGCACCTTATGCACTCCCCCTTGCTTGCCTCCATGTTTTCCCCATGTCCTTGACTCTGCTTTGCTTTTTCCTCCTAAATAGCTTTGTCACAGGGTTGGTGGAAGAGAACATTGCATTGGTTACTTCTGTGCCAGTGTCTCAATAATGAATCTGAAATTACTGGGCATTAGATATCATTCACTCTATTTGTATAATACCACATCATCTTGTAACAGGCGGAGACCCcaatttagttttgttacttcacatttttcatttgagttcCTCCTTTCAGGGGGTGcatattgtcattttgtttgcacACTGTTTATCAATGCATTTGTGAATCATTTTAAACTATTGTCTTTGTTTACCCTTGCATGTGTTTATCTATAAGAACAGCACTGTTAGAATGTTTTGTAAAACAACGTTTAAAGCCTTAGTCCAGAGCCCGCAACTGGACTAAAGTCATCACTACTATAAGGGAGCATATTATATGATATGTtagttaaatgaaaacaaacttttatcTGTATATTTTGTCTGCTGATGAAATCTGTCTGTGATTAAAGTAGTTAAAATAACTGGGTATTTGCTGAGATGGCTCATTAATGTTTAACAGCACAGTGGCTTGTGCTTTCATATTTCATCAATGCTATCACCACAGCAACAGATATCAAGAGGGAAGCTTCACTGCAGTTTACTGCAGGGGAACATCATTTCCTACAGATGTCTGTTGTTATTACAGTTCATTAAAGAAAGTAGGACTTTTCAATGCAAATATGAGCATGAACTATGAATCTTTACAGCTGTGAATTTTCATAAAGCTCCTGAAAGCTCTTTTAGTACTAAGGAAACATTCATTTCAGCATCATAGGAAATgcagtatcttttttttccatttgtgatTAGAAATACATATGTTATCCAGTTTATCTTCACTGGTGTGACTATGACCCGTAGATGCATTCTGTAATAGTTTCCAGTCAGCTAATTTTCATGCTGTGTGGCCATCAATTTTCGACCTGTTTCCATGTGTCATCATCTTTATCTAGCTCTTGCATCACACCATTTTCCATAGTGCAGAGAATAAGAGTGTAACTTCAGAGTCTTATTCTTGATATTCACAGCTTCTTATCAAATACAGAGGTTGACATGGTTTCTCATGTTCCACCAGTGGCCTCATTTGACACTAAAGGGTGGAGGTACTGTATGACCTTTGGTTAATGAGGTCAGGAAGAGATGGTGTACAGTATACTAAATTGCAAATTCCCATTGCCTATAAAAATTGCTTTGGGATTGTTTCAGATCTGAGGCTGAAGTAATCTAGATCCTAACAGTCTGTCATGGGCTTATAGACGCTCTTCCATCTGGCAAGGCTTAGGACTCGCTGGCTGCTCGCTCAAGAATCGAGACACTCACAAATAGCATAATAGCCTTAGTCATATCCAGTGGCTGAGGGAATATTACAATGTGCTACTCAAGTATAagtgctgttactttgctgTTATCTTACTCGAATGGATGTAAAAGTATTGGTGTAAAAATATACTTAAAAGTGCACCAAAAATGAAGGTTTATTCTAGGGACTGTTAAGactcaactgaccaaaaaatcatgaaaaaaaaaataaataaataaaataaaataatgtatcaGTCACTCCAACCAATGATGacaaccatgtagactcatTGAATTTCATGCTTTTTCCACATTCTTATCAGGTGAGTCTAAATGCAATTTTGCCACAGTTGTACATCTTTGGTGGTCAATGATGTCACCTTTTAAAGAGTGCATCACCTGCTATACTTCATTTATGGTGGCATTACCAGCCACTAAAAACCAGGCTCAtttcttttcaccattagaggt
This genomic window contains:
- the itm2ca gene encoding integral membrane protein 2Ca, with amino-acid sequence MVKITFQSVAGQKVEKENDGDKTEILIPHPTDEEELVLPLRPRKSPLNGLCCLTFGLVVFMSGLVLASIYVYRYYFIPHIPEENLFHCRVLYEDPVYAPLRGRQELEENVGIYLDDNYEQITVPVPHFGGSDPADIIHDFHRGLTAYHDIALDKCYVIELNTTIVMPPRNLWELLINVKKGTYLPQTYIIHEEMVVTGKVHNMRQLGPFIYRLCNGKDTYRLKRRATRRRINKREAKNCHYICHLENTFVVETIICDEA